A single region of the Nocardioides ochotonae genome encodes:
- a CDS encoding HNH endonuclease signature motif containing protein: protein MSTEQVRQWCSGDAQVVVRPVIDLEAHHPTAAYAVPDRLVEQTRLTQPVCAFPWCERPARRCDTDHVTAHGDGGPTCSCNLAPLCRRHHRAKTHTAWTYDTTDASTYLWRSPHGLHLVKDHGETRLVTAHPPDE, encoded by the coding sequence GTGTCCACCGAGCAGGTCCGCCAGTGGTGCAGCGGCGACGCCCAGGTGGTCGTCAGGCCGGTGATCGACCTCGAGGCCCACCACCCCACCGCCGCCTACGCAGTGCCTGACCGGCTCGTCGAGCAGACCCGTCTCACCCAGCCGGTGTGCGCGTTCCCGTGGTGCGAACGACCGGCCCGGCGCTGCGACACCGACCACGTCACCGCCCACGGTGACGGTGGCCCGACGTGCTCGTGCAATCTCGCGCCGCTCTGCCGGCGACATCACCGAGCGAAGACCCACACCGCGTGGACCTACGACACCACCGATGCCTCGACGTACCTCTGGCGATCGCCCCACGGGCTGCACCTGGTCAAGGACCACGGCGAGACCCGGCTCGTCACCGCACACCCACCGGACGAGTAG
- the hemE gene encoding uroporphyrinogen decarboxylase, giving the protein MSQRPAPASVPADSAAASTPAAAPQLADSAFLKAARGEEVPHTPVWFMRQAGRSLPEYLRVREGVGMLESCMDPELVVEITLQPVRRYGVDAAIFFSDIVLPLKAVGVDLDIVPGVGPVVANPVRTMADVEAISDLTPEHVPFITQAVRGLVGELGATPLIGFAGAPFTVASYLVEGGPSKEHARTKAMMFGAPDVWDALMRKISGIAAAYLRVQVEAGASAVQLFDSWAGALTPADYREHVMPHSTRVLAAAGELGVPRIHFGVGTANLLDLMGEAGADVVGVDWRTPLERAIPLVGDRGVQGNLDPTLVFAPTDVMTARAAQVIEAGRAARGHIFNLGHGVIPSTDPDQLARLTEFVQSYDLSR; this is encoded by the coding sequence GTGAGCCAGCGTCCCGCCCCCGCCTCCGTCCCCGCCGACTCCGCCGCCGCGAGCACTCCGGCAGCGGCTCCGCAGCTCGCCGACAGCGCCTTCCTCAAGGCCGCGCGCGGCGAGGAGGTGCCGCACACGCCGGTGTGGTTCATGCGCCAGGCGGGCCGCTCGCTGCCCGAGTACCTGCGGGTGCGTGAGGGCGTCGGCATGCTCGAGTCCTGCATGGACCCCGAGCTGGTCGTGGAGATCACCCTCCAGCCGGTCCGGCGGTACGGCGTGGACGCCGCGATCTTCTTCTCCGACATCGTGCTCCCGCTCAAGGCCGTCGGCGTCGACCTCGACATCGTGCCCGGCGTCGGGCCGGTCGTGGCCAACCCGGTGCGGACCATGGCCGACGTGGAGGCGATCTCGGACCTGACCCCCGAGCACGTCCCCTTCATCACCCAGGCCGTGCGCGGTCTCGTGGGCGAGCTGGGCGCCACCCCGCTGATCGGGTTCGCGGGCGCGCCGTTCACGGTGGCCTCCTACCTCGTCGAGGGCGGTCCCTCCAAGGAGCACGCCCGCACCAAGGCGATGATGTTCGGCGCCCCCGACGTCTGGGACGCGCTGATGCGCAAGATCTCCGGCATCGCCGCGGCGTACCTGCGCGTGCAGGTCGAGGCCGGCGCCTCCGCCGTCCAGCTCTTCGACTCCTGGGCCGGCGCGCTCACCCCGGCCGACTACCGCGAGCACGTGATGCCGCACTCGACCCGGGTGCTGGCCGCGGCCGGCGAGCTCGGGGTGCCGCGCATCCACTTCGGCGTGGGCACCGCCAACCTGCTCGACCTGATGGGCGAGGCCGGAGCCGACGTCGTCGGCGTCGACTGGCGCACGCCGCTGGAGCGGGCGATCCCGCTCGTCGGCGACCGCGGCGTCCAGGGCAACCTCGACCCGACGCTGGTCTTCGCCCCCACCGACGTGATGACCGCCCGCGCCGCGCAGGTCATCGAGGCGGGCCGGGCCGCGCGCGGCCACATCTTCAACCTCGGCCACGGCGTGATCCCCTCCACCGACCCCGACCAGCTGGCCCGGCTGACCGAGTTCGTGCAGTCCTACGACCTGAGCAGGTAG
- a CDS encoding LLM class flavin-dependent oxidoreductase, whose protein sequence is MSTLKFHWFLPTNGGDGRAIVGGGHGVAATAAGRPASIPYLGQIARSAEQLGFEAALTPTGAWCEDAWVTTAMISSLSERLKFLVAFRPGLIAPFLAAQMAGSFQNLSGGRLLLNVVVGGEDHEQRMFGDFSTKDERYESAGEFLHIVKALWAGEKVTFEGKHHRVEDAVLTQIPGPVPKVYFGGSSPAAGTVAAKYADVYLTWGEPPAAVAEKIAWIRELAAAEGREVRFGIRLHTIARDTSEAAWAEADRMLSGISEDEIARIQAGLARSGSVGQRRMLELNKGSKDGLEVFPNLWAGVGLVRGGAGTAMVGSHSEIADLVEKYAEVGIEEFVLSGYPHLEESYWFGEGVLPELARRGLWEHPAPPVAGPASVPFGGAAAAS, encoded by the coding sequence ATGAGCACGCTGAAGTTCCACTGGTTCCTCCCCACCAACGGCGGAGACGGCCGCGCCATCGTCGGCGGCGGCCACGGCGTCGCCGCGACCGCCGCCGGCCGGCCGGCGAGCATCCCCTACCTGGGACAGATCGCGCGCAGCGCCGAGCAGCTCGGCTTCGAGGCCGCGCTGACCCCGACCGGCGCCTGGTGCGAGGACGCCTGGGTGACCACCGCGATGATCAGCAGCCTCTCCGAGCGGCTGAAGTTCCTCGTCGCCTTCCGTCCCGGCCTCATCGCGCCGTTCCTGGCCGCGCAGATGGCCGGCTCCTTCCAGAACCTCTCCGGCGGCCGGCTGCTGCTCAACGTCGTCGTCGGCGGCGAGGACCATGAGCAGCGGATGTTCGGCGACTTCTCCACCAAGGACGAGCGCTACGAGTCCGCCGGGGAGTTCCTGCACATCGTCAAGGCGCTGTGGGCGGGGGAGAAGGTCACCTTCGAGGGCAAGCACCACCGCGTCGAGGACGCCGTGCTCACCCAGATCCCCGGCCCGGTGCCGAAGGTCTACTTCGGCGGCTCCTCGCCGGCGGCCGGCACCGTCGCAGCCAAGTACGCCGACGTCTACCTGACCTGGGGCGAGCCGCCGGCCGCGGTCGCGGAGAAGATCGCCTGGATCCGCGAGCTCGCCGCCGCGGAGGGCCGCGAGGTCAGGTTCGGCATCCGCCTGCACACCATCGCCCGCGACACCTCCGAGGCGGCCTGGGCCGAGGCGGACCGGATGCTCTCCGGGATCTCCGAGGACGAGATCGCCCGCATCCAGGCCGGGCTCGCGCGCAGCGGCTCGGTCGGACAGCGCCGCATGCTCGAGCTCAACAAGGGCAGCAAGGACGGCCTCGAGGTCTTCCCGAACCTCTGGGCCGGCGTCGGCCTGGTGCGCGGCGGCGCCGGCACCGCGATGGTCGGCAGCCACAGCGAGATCGCCGACCTGGTCGAGAAGTACGCCGAGGTCGGCATCGAGGAGTTCGTCCTCTCCGGCTACCCGCACCTGGAGGAGTCCTACTGGTTCGGCGAGGGCGTCCTGCCCGAGCTGGCCCGGCGCGGCCTCTGGGAGCACCCCGCCCCGCCGGTCGCGGGCCCCGCGTCGGTGCCGTTCGGCGGCGCCGCGGCCGCGTCGTGA
- the hemG gene encoding protoporphyrinogen oxidase — translation MPSPTRVAVVGAGLAGLTAAHDLSARGCEVVVLESADRVGGKIRRTDVAGVTVDVGAEAMLHRRPEGFELARSLDLEVEHPAVVSSRIWTRGALRQLPRSLMGVPLDLDQLAASGVLSPEGLARVRREPTLPPEVLDEDVTVGDLVARRLGDEVVDRLVEPLLGGVYAGHARLISARAAVPQLVSLAQRGSLLELGAALPSDRDTPVFAGLPGGMGRLPETLAASLDVRLSTTVRALERTEDGLRLVTGPTTAPVALDVDAVVLATPAAPTARLLADLAPTAAADLAGIEYASMAVVSLAFRAADAAALEATGSSGFLVPPVDGRRIKASTFSFAKWGWVRRAGAAAEEPLVHLRTSLGRHREEAALQASDEELIAWSLADLAEATGFAATPVDAHVQRWGGGLPQYALGHVERVARIRAAVERVPGLAVCGAAYDGVGIPAVIASARTAVARLVPPGVPAESSAESAAG, via the coding sequence GTGCCTTCCCCGACCCGAGTCGCCGTCGTCGGTGCCGGCCTGGCCGGTCTCACCGCAGCCCACGACCTCAGCGCCCGCGGGTGCGAGGTGGTGGTCCTGGAGTCCGCCGACCGCGTCGGCGGCAAGATCCGGCGCACCGACGTCGCCGGGGTCACCGTCGACGTCGGCGCCGAGGCGATGCTGCACCGCCGCCCCGAGGGCTTCGAGCTGGCCCGCTCCCTCGACCTCGAGGTCGAGCACCCCGCCGTCGTGTCCTCGCGGATCTGGACCCGTGGCGCGCTGCGGCAGCTGCCGCGCTCGCTGATGGGCGTGCCGCTCGACCTCGACCAGCTGGCCGCCTCCGGCGTGCTGAGCCCCGAGGGGCTGGCCCGGGTCCGCCGCGAGCCGACGCTGCCGCCCGAGGTCCTCGACGAGGACGTCACCGTCGGCGACCTGGTCGCGCGCCGCCTCGGCGACGAGGTCGTGGACCGGCTCGTCGAGCCGCTGCTCGGCGGCGTGTACGCCGGCCACGCGCGGCTGATCTCCGCCCGGGCGGCGGTCCCGCAGCTGGTCTCCCTGGCCCAGCGCGGCTCCCTGCTCGAGCTCGGCGCCGCGCTGCCCAGCGACCGGGACACCCCGGTCTTCGCCGGGCTGCCCGGCGGCATGGGCCGGCTGCCCGAGACGCTCGCCGCGTCGCTCGACGTACGGCTGTCCACGACGGTGCGGGCGCTGGAGCGTACCGAGGACGGCCTGCGGCTGGTGACCGGGCCGACGACCGCACCGGTGGCGCTCGACGTGGACGCGGTGGTGCTCGCGACGCCCGCCGCGCCGACCGCGCGGCTGCTCGCCGACCTGGCCCCGACGGCCGCCGCCGACCTCGCCGGCATCGAGTACGCCTCGATGGCCGTGGTCAGCCTGGCCTTCCGCGCCGCCGACGCCGCCGCGCTCGAGGCCACCGGGTCCTCGGGATTCCTGGTGCCGCCCGTGGACGGGCGGCGGATCAAGGCCTCGACGTTCTCCTTCGCCAAGTGGGGCTGGGTGCGCCGCGCCGGCGCCGCCGCCGAGGAGCCGCTGGTCCACCTGCGCACCTCGCTGGGCCGTCACCGCGAGGAGGCCGCGCTCCAGGCGAGCGACGAGGAGCTCATCGCCTGGTCGCTGGCCGACCTGGCCGAGGCGACCGGCTTCGCCGCCACCCCCGTCGACGCGCACGTGCAGCGGTGGGGCGGCGGCCTGCCGCAGTACGCGCTGGGCCACGTCGAGCGCGTCGCCCGGATCCGCGCTGCGGTCGAGCGGGTGCCCGGGCTGGCGGTCTGCGGAGCGGCGTACGACGGGGTGGGCATCCCGGCCGTGATCGCCTCCGCACGCACCGCGGTCGCGCGGCTGGTGCCGCCCGGGGTGCCGGCGGAGTCGTCGGCGGAGTCCGCCGCGGGCTGA
- a CDS encoding DUF222 domain-containing protein, giving the protein MASPELPECDTPAAVLAFAQRRRAAAQRAEIDVVEAALVWASMHPEESVSEVSTGSTNGLVFGEGAVPLAGEGAPLVAEFAPMEFGAALGLSTDSARALVGDALELAHRLKRTWKLVRAGKVPLWKARRLAQLTTTLPLDGADFVDRQLAAVVGKISWAGIERLVDQARVMFDPEGAEKQRLAAADARRFDVHTREATHDGTVHVEGVLDLADALDLDAAIRHGAEELAALGSTEALDVRRSIAAGELARRQLALDLRAEAGDGAASVVKPRQVVSSTSTSPTPRSAVMRPASPTSRRPGRSCPPSRSASGAAATPRWSSGR; this is encoded by the coding sequence ATGGCCTCCCCCGAACTCCCCGAGTGCGACACCCCAGCCGCCGTGCTGGCGTTCGCGCAGCGCCGCCGGGCTGCGGCCCAGCGGGCGGAGATCGACGTCGTGGAAGCGGCTCTGGTGTGGGCGTCGATGCACCCGGAGGAGTCGGTCTCTGAGGTTTCGACAGGGTCAACCAACGGGTTGGTGTTCGGGGAGGGCGCGGTGCCCCTGGCGGGTGAGGGTGCGCCGCTGGTGGCGGAGTTCGCGCCGATGGAGTTCGGCGCCGCGCTGGGTCTGTCGACCGACTCCGCCCGAGCGCTGGTCGGGGACGCGCTGGAGCTGGCGCATCGGTTGAAGCGGACCTGGAAGCTGGTCCGCGCCGGCAAGGTGCCGCTGTGGAAGGCGCGGCGGCTCGCACAGCTGACCACCACCCTGCCGCTCGATGGGGCGGACTTCGTGGACCGCCAGCTCGCCGCCGTCGTCGGGAAGATCAGCTGGGCCGGGATCGAGCGGCTCGTCGATCAGGCCCGCGTGATGTTCGACCCCGAGGGCGCGGAGAAGCAGCGCCTTGCCGCTGCGGACGCGCGTCGCTTCGACGTCCACACCCGCGAGGCCACCCACGACGGCACCGTCCACGTCGAGGGGGTGCTCGACCTCGCCGACGCACTCGACCTCGACGCCGCGATCCGGCACGGCGCCGAGGAACTGGCGGCTCTCGGGTCGACGGAGGCGTTGGACGTGCGTCGCTCGATCGCGGCCGGTGAGCTGGCCCGACGGCAACTCGCCCTCGACCTGCGGGCCGAAGCCGGTGATGGTGCTGCCTCGGTCGTGAAGCCGCGCCAGGTCGTGTCATCCACGTCCACCTCTCCCACGCCGCGATCAGCCGTGATGAGGCCGGCATCGCCCACGTCGAGGAGACCCGGTCGATCGTGTCCACCGAGCAGGTCCGCCAGTGGTGCAGCGGCGACGCCCAGGTGGTCGTCAGGCCGGTGA
- a CDS encoding ABC transporter substrate-binding protein: MSSRQVRGVRRMTCWTAALALTLGLAACSTDEDPEPTSPRTTSAAPSQPREVELTFGVWGSDDEIAAYESTVAQFNAISEESNVRIVAFPNREALVKALRTGARETPDVYMLDRQDLVWAHDDDLNIPIGELLDERGVEFGDRYSRSALEAFGLDRELQCMPYGISPTVMYYNTDLVDFDRMAELGLDVPSAARTKWTFAQFEEAANFASRKRRGTKGVHVPPTLLGLAPFVYSGGPLFDDETDPTSLALNDDDSREALAESLRVLRDPTLTLSDAQLARRTALDWFKAGKVAMIPGDRSLVPELRRVRGLDFDVIPMPVLESPATVGDITGLCVSTTARSVPEAADFVVHALSTESVREVTRAGYLAPANQEVALSEDFLQPGRQPEHAGAFNTSVRALQIPPLLDVWGELEAAVNPILRELFTVPVVDDIGDYTERIDEASRAVLDPESVEESPTEEPSGSPTE, translated from the coding sequence GTGAGCAGCAGGCAGGTCCGAGGGGTACGACGCATGACCTGCTGGACCGCGGCACTCGCGCTCACCCTGGGGCTGGCCGCGTGCTCGACCGACGAGGACCCCGAGCCCACGTCCCCGCGCACCACCTCGGCCGCGCCGTCGCAGCCCCGCGAGGTCGAGCTGACCTTCGGCGTGTGGGGCAGCGACGACGAGATCGCGGCGTACGAGTCGACCGTGGCGCAGTTCAACGCCATCTCCGAGGAGAGCAACGTCCGGATCGTGGCGTTCCCGAACCGCGAGGCGCTGGTCAAGGCGCTGCGCACCGGCGCCCGCGAGACGCCCGACGTCTACATGCTCGACCGCCAGGACCTGGTCTGGGCCCACGACGACGACCTCAACATCCCGATCGGGGAGCTCCTCGACGAGCGCGGCGTGGAGTTCGGCGACCGCTACTCCCGCTCCGCGCTCGAGGCCTTCGGGCTCGACCGCGAGCTGCAGTGCATGCCCTACGGCATCTCGCCCACGGTCATGTACTACAACACCGACCTCGTCGACTTCGACCGGATGGCCGAGCTCGGCCTCGACGTCCCGTCGGCCGCCCGCACCAAGTGGACCTTCGCGCAGTTCGAGGAGGCCGCGAACTTCGCCTCCCGCAAGCGCCGGGGGACCAAGGGCGTGCACGTCCCGCCGACCCTCCTGGGCCTCGCGCCGTTCGTGTACTCCGGCGGCCCGCTGTTCGACGACGAGACCGACCCGACCTCGCTCGCCCTGAACGACGACGACTCGCGCGAGGCGCTGGCCGAGTCCCTGCGGGTGCTGCGTGACCCGACGCTGACGCTGTCCGACGCCCAGCTGGCCCGCCGTACGGCGCTGGACTGGTTCAAGGCCGGCAAGGTCGCGATGATCCCCGGCGACCGCTCGCTCGTGCCCGAGCTGCGCCGCGTGCGGGGGCTGGACTTCGACGTCATCCCGATGCCGGTCCTGGAGTCCCCGGCGACCGTCGGCGACATCACCGGGCTCTGCGTCTCCACCACCGCCCGCAGCGTGCCCGAGGCCGCCGACTTCGTGGTGCACGCGCTGTCCACCGAGTCGGTGCGCGAGGTGACGCGTGCGGGCTACCTGGCACCCGCCAACCAGGAGGTCGCGCTCAGCGAGGACTTCCTGCAGCCCGGCCGCCAGCCCGAGCACGCCGGCGCGTTCAACACCAGCGTGCGGGCCCTGCAGATCCCGCCGCTGCTCGACGTGTGGGGCGAGCTCGAGGCCGCGGTGAACCCGATCCTGCGCGAGCTCTTCACCGTCCCGGTCGTCGATGACATCGGCGACTACACCGAGCGCATCGACGAGGCCTCCCGCGCCGTCCTGGACCCCGAGTCGGTCGAGGAGTCGCCCACGGAGGAGCCCTCGGGTTCACCGACGGAGTAG
- a CDS encoding HRDC domain-containing protein translates to MPTPDTTPDTTPVDETPEPETPATDAPAAEPADETPPAPMLTLRDGLPPVIETDAALLDYVARLREGSGPIAIDAERASGYRYSGRAYLLQLRREGSGTALVDPIALSTLAPLAEVLDGPEWILHAATQDLPCLAEIGLRPAALFDTELAGRLLGHPRVGLATLVETVLGRRLKKEHSAVDWSTRPLPRPWLEYAALDVEVLVELRDALAAELEESGKAEWARQEFEALLSFEQTPRADAWRRVSGLHRVRGRRALAAAKLLWETRDEIARQRDVTPGRIIPDAALVAAAQAMPTERAALLETKGFHGRGAERYSVRWIAAIREAAALPESELPPRAPRGDGPPTPRAWADRDPVAARRLAIAREEMATLAETHQMPVENLLTPDYLRRTLWTPPASREPAELASQVAQALLDLGARQWQADLTGPVITDAILRADTEPDPQPSPEPAEPDA, encoded by the coding sequence ATGCCGACCCCCGACACCACCCCCGACACCACCCCCGTCGACGAGACCCCCGAGCCGGAGACGCCCGCGACCGACGCGCCGGCAGCCGAGCCGGCCGACGAGACGCCCCCCGCGCCGATGCTCACCCTGCGCGACGGGCTCCCCCCGGTCATCGAGACCGACGCCGCACTCCTGGACTACGTCGCCCGGCTGCGCGAGGGCTCCGGCCCGATCGCGATCGACGCCGAGCGGGCCTCCGGGTACCGCTACTCCGGCCGCGCCTACCTCCTGCAGCTGCGCCGCGAGGGCTCCGGCACCGCACTGGTCGACCCGATCGCACTGTCCACCCTGGCCCCGCTCGCGGAGGTGCTCGACGGTCCCGAGTGGATCCTGCACGCCGCCACCCAGGACCTGCCCTGCCTCGCCGAGATCGGCCTGCGCCCCGCCGCCCTCTTCGACACCGAGCTGGCCGGTCGCCTGCTCGGCCACCCGCGCGTCGGCCTCGCCACCCTGGTGGAGACGGTGCTCGGCCGGCGGCTGAAGAAGGAGCACTCGGCCGTCGACTGGTCCACCCGGCCGCTCCCCCGCCCCTGGCTGGAGTACGCCGCCCTCGACGTCGAGGTCCTCGTCGAGCTGCGCGACGCGCTGGCCGCCGAGCTCGAGGAGAGCGGCAAGGCCGAGTGGGCACGCCAGGAGTTCGAGGCGTTGCTCAGCTTCGAGCAGACTCCCCGCGCCGACGCCTGGCGCCGTGTCTCCGGACTGCACCGCGTGCGCGGGCGCCGCGCGCTCGCCGCCGCCAAGTTGCTGTGGGAGACCCGCGACGAGATCGCCCGGCAGCGCGACGTGACGCCCGGCCGGATCATCCCCGACGCCGCCCTCGTCGCCGCAGCCCAGGCGATGCCGACCGAGCGGGCGGCCCTGCTCGAGACCAAGGGCTTCCACGGCCGTGGCGCCGAGCGCTACTCCGTGCGCTGGATCGCCGCGATCCGCGAGGCCGCCGCCCTGCCCGAGAGCGAGCTCCCGCCCCGTGCCCCGCGCGGCGACGGCCCGCCCACGCCCCGCGCCTGGGCCGACCGCGACCCGGTGGCCGCCCGCCGCCTGGCGATCGCGCGCGAGGAGATGGCCACGCTCGCCGAGACCCACCAGATGCCGGTCGAGAACCTGCTCACCCCCGACTACCTGCGCCGCACCCTGTGGACGCCGCCCGCGTCCCGCGAGCCGGCCGAGCTCGCCTCGCAGGTCGCCCAGGCCCTCCTCGATCTCGGCGCCCGCCAGTGGCAGGCCGACCTCACCGGCCCGGTGATCACCGACGCGATCCTGCGCGCCGACACCGAGCCCGACCCCCAGCCGAGCCCGGAGCCCGCAGAGCCCGACGCCTGA
- a CDS encoding flavin reductase family protein has product MSVTPLSTNQDLDPQRLREAFGIFPSGVVAVAAEVDGRLVGLAASSFTSVSLEPPLVSFSIANTSMTWPDLRRAGHLGVTVLADHHGSVCRQLAGPVEERFAGVAATVTEEGAATLDEGLVRYDTSIYREVEAGDHTIVLLQVHAVERLGETGDGSPLVFHRSGFGRLEASA; this is encoded by the coding sequence ATGAGCGTCACCCCGCTGAGCACCAACCAGGACCTCGACCCCCAGCGGCTGCGCGAGGCGTTCGGGATCTTCCCCAGCGGCGTCGTGGCCGTGGCCGCGGAGGTCGACGGGCGGCTCGTCGGGCTCGCCGCGAGCTCGTTCACCTCCGTGAGCCTGGAGCCGCCGCTGGTGTCGTTCTCGATCGCGAACACCTCCATGACCTGGCCGGATCTGCGCCGCGCCGGCCACCTGGGCGTGACGGTGCTCGCCGACCACCACGGCTCGGTCTGCCGCCAGCTGGCCGGTCCGGTCGAGGAGCGCTTCGCCGGGGTCGCGGCCACCGTCACCGAGGAGGGCGCCGCCACCCTCGACGAGGGTCTGGTGCGCTACGACACCTCGATCTACCGCGAGGTCGAGGCGGGGGACCACACGATCGTGCTGCTCCAGGTGCACGCCGTGGAACGCCTCGGTGAGACCGGCGACGGCTCGCCGCTGGTCTTCCACCGCAGCGGGTTCGGCCGCCTCGAGGCCTCCGCCTGA
- a CDS encoding NAD(P)H-dependent oxidoreductase translates to MSARVAVVVGNPRPGSRTLAAATHVARELSGAEPDLVVDLGAVGPGLLDWADPEVGSLVRQVGAAELVVVASPTYKATYTGLLKLFLDRFAASGEGSLQGVAVPLMLGAGPAHALAPELTLRPVLSEIGAVVPVRGLYVLDSRHDDPTAYADWLAESRPRVRAHLTSGAPA, encoded by the coding sequence GTGAGCGCGCGCGTCGCCGTCGTCGTCGGCAACCCCCGACCCGGCAGCCGCACCCTGGCGGCGGCGACCCACGTGGCGCGCGAGCTCAGCGGCGCCGAGCCGGACCTGGTCGTCGACCTCGGCGCCGTCGGTCCGGGCCTGCTCGACTGGGCCGACCCGGAGGTCGGCTCGCTGGTGCGACAGGTGGGCGCCGCGGAGCTGGTCGTGGTCGCGAGCCCGACGTACAAGGCGACGTACACGGGGCTGCTCAAGCTGTTCCTCGACCGCTTCGCCGCGAGCGGGGAGGGGAGCCTGCAGGGCGTCGCCGTACCGTTGATGCTCGGCGCAGGTCCGGCCCACGCGCTCGCCCCCGAGCTCACCCTGCGCCCGGTGCTCAGCGAGATCGGTGCCGTCGTGCCCGTGCGCGGCCTCTACGTCCTCGACTCGCGCCACGACGACCCCACGGCGTACGCCGACTGGCTGGCCGAGTCCCGCCCGCGCGTCCGCGCCCACCTCACCTCAGGAGCACCCGCATGA
- a CDS encoding DUF3000 domain-containing protein — protein sequence MVARQETHPGPGAPSPLEFREAVASMRRARLRPEILCEEMPAPQRIAPYASALSADVTVDDVDLGSGRLILLHDPAGNDAWEGTFRCVAYARAEIDNDLSTDQMLAAVGWSWLTEALDAHGATYAAISGTVTVVTTASFGSMADEDGTAQVEVRASWTPLGVGPVGPSQGPDLAPHVEAWGELMCTAVGLPPVPEGVTAMPSRRGQRGAAH from the coding sequence ATGGTCGCGCGTCAGGAGACGCACCCTGGCCCGGGTGCGCCCAGTCCCCTCGAGTTCCGGGAGGCCGTGGCCAGCATGCGCCGTGCGCGGCTGCGCCCGGAGATCCTCTGCGAGGAGATGCCCGCGCCCCAGCGGATCGCCCCCTACGCCTCCGCCCTCTCTGCCGACGTCACCGTCGACGACGTCGACCTCGGCAGCGGCCGGCTGATCCTGCTGCACGACCCCGCCGGCAACGACGCCTGGGAGGGCACCTTCCGCTGCGTCGCCTACGCCCGCGCCGAGATCGACAACGACCTGAGCACCGACCAGATGCTCGCCGCCGTCGGCTGGTCCTGGCTGACCGAGGCCCTGGACGCTCACGGCGCGACGTACGCCGCCATCTCCGGGACCGTCACCGTCGTCACGACCGCGAGCTTCGGCTCGATGGCCGACGAGGACGGCACCGCCCAGGTCGAGGTCCGCGCCTCCTGGACGCCGCTCGGCGTCGGGCCCGTCGGTCCCAGCCAAGGCCCCGACCTGGCACCGCACGTCGAGGCGTGGGGTGAGCTGATGTGCACCGCCGTCGGCCTGCCGCCGGTGCCCGAGGGTGTCACCGCCATGCCGAGCCGACGGGGCCAGCGGGGCGCAGCGCACTGA
- a CDS encoding LysR family transcriptional regulator: MRIEQLEYIAAVTQYGSLRKASERLHISQPALSEAVSKLERELGVTLLDRRRSGARISRQGRDLLHPMVEVLEAVSRLRTAAGDQTASARAIRLGTVNAATSTVLLPAVRRFHDTHPGSHVEILTMQQADIHVALVEGSLDLGLVNLLSGDDVAPDLLSTDLLHGRPVAVLPAGHPLTSYDEVTAEQLRGEQVITMRAGYLMHRFAHRLFGTDLPASCHSTDGAEMGKVMVADGLGVTLLPDYSVVGDPMERAGLITTRPIAGDHTGVTLVVQQRAGGHVPRAVRDLHEAFLAQAARRSPNEDYLLRS, from the coding sequence TTGCGCATCGAGCAGCTCGAGTACATCGCAGCAGTCACCCAGTACGGCTCGCTGCGCAAGGCCAGCGAGCGCCTGCACATCTCCCAGCCGGCGCTCAGCGAGGCGGTGAGCAAGCTCGAGCGCGAGCTCGGCGTGACCCTGCTGGACCGCCGCCGCTCCGGCGCCCGGATCAGCCGACAGGGCCGCGACCTGCTGCACCCCATGGTCGAGGTGCTCGAGGCGGTCAGCCGGCTGCGCACCGCCGCCGGGGACCAGACGGCGAGCGCGCGGGCGATCCGCCTCGGCACCGTCAACGCCGCGACCTCCACGGTGCTGCTGCCCGCGGTACGCCGCTTCCACGACACCCACCCGGGCTCGCACGTGGAGATCCTGACCATGCAGCAGGCCGACATCCACGTCGCGCTGGTCGAGGGGTCGCTCGACCTCGGCCTGGTCAACCTGCTCTCCGGGGACGACGTCGCGCCGGACCTGCTCAGCACCGATCTGCTGCACGGCCGCCCGGTCGCCGTCCTGCCCGCCGGCCACCCGCTCACGTCGTACGACGAGGTGACGGCGGAGCAGCTGCGCGGCGAGCAGGTGATCACGATGCGCGCGGGCTACCTGATGCACCGCTTCGCCCACCGGCTCTTCGGGACCGACCTGCCGGCGTCGTGCCACAGCACCGACGGCGCCGAGATGGGCAAGGTGATGGTGGCCGACGGCCTCGGCGTGACGCTGCTGCCGGACTACAGCGTGGTCGGCGACCCGATGGAGCGCGCCGGGCTGATCACCACCCGGCCGATCGCCGGGGACCACACCGGCGTGACCCTGGTGGTGCAGCAGCGGGCGGGCGGGCACGTGCCGCGGGCCGTGCGCGACCTGCACGAGGCGTTCCTCGCCCAGGCCGCGCGCCGGTCCCCGAACGAGGACTACCTGCTCAGGTCGTAG